Within Xiphias gladius isolate SHS-SW01 ecotype Sanya breed wild chromosome 5, ASM1685928v1, whole genome shotgun sequence, the genomic segment gagacaacacaaaaaaggaggaggaggaagtggggAAGAACATGCTCGTTTTTATTAGTCTCATCAAGAAACAGGGGAATAGGAAGTGAAGCAATAATCAAAACTGGTTGGTATTAACAGTGATTTCAGTCTTCATTACAGTGGTATTATTATCATCGTTATGAATAAAGGAAACATCATAATCAATAATGATGGACTGTGAGGGGGATGTCGTAACAGTGGTGAATAGCATCAATAACAATGAGTAGACAGTGggctgacatacagtattcacTACAGACAGGGATTCAATGTCAGTGATGCCATGATCACGACATTTAAAGTGATGGTGAATAAAATGgagcaaaaactaaaacaggCCTGAATTTAAACCTAAGGAAACGGCACATTTCATTGAAGGACCACGTTTTAGTCCATTTGCAACAAATTTTTGTAGACttctactgttttattttccaaagcaCACCAAGGGTTTAAGATCAGTTTAGGTGTTGTTAGTGCCTGTCACAGACACAGGAAGAAAAGTGTGaggaatggattaaactgtgtgtttgtctgctgtaaTGCTCTACAGCTGTTAGCATGTtcagctaactagcttactacctacaTAACCCAGCGATAAGGCAAAAGCTAAAGAGCACAGGGTATTGTTAAGAAGGTTTTGGGGTCCAGGTTATGTTTTTAAAAGCCCCTACTTACAATTAGCATATTCACTTTGTAGTATTTCCCCACTGAACACAGATCCTAGATGCATTCAAAGGTTAGAGGAAGGTTATCAgctttctcctgctttgttgGATTTTTGAAAGATATAATCACCCTCTCAAGTTTTTGTGTGCTTTCAAAAATGGTTAGCAATGAAGTCCACATAATCTGTAGCAAATGGGtcaaaacatgcaaatacatCCATATGGCTTTTTAATAGACATTACAGACTAATTTCATGATTTCCTTGACTTGCATCCTATCAACACAACATGTCTTAAACTATTATCTTTGGCTTCCTCTAGTCAATGTACCTCTCTGCATGCCACAAAtttagacaaacaaaaactaaaattgcACCAGTAATATTTTGAGTGGGCAGAATGTCACAAATATCTTTTTAATGTTCAGTCAGATTTGATAATATTGGACAAAATCTCTGGATTTCTCTCTGAACTGTTGGACAATTCGTGTTCAGATTTAGCACCTCTGGAGCTAATTTTATATTCTCCACAAACTCAAAACATCCTCACgcttttttatttcctgaaactgtctccagtgtttttcttttatacataTTTACGACAAGATTTGGAccgcttttattttttcttgccgGCCACCTCGTCAGGGATGAAGACACTTACGGTGAAGTCCCCGCTCTCTGTGCCGTACTTGTTCTTCACTAGGATGCTGTATTTGCCAGAGTCCGAAGTGGTCACGGCGGTGATGGTGAAACTGGCGAACTTGCCAGACCCAAACTTCAGGATGCAGTGGTCATCGGACGCGATCTCCCTGTCGTTCTTCAGCCAGGTGACCTCTGGCACCGGGTCGCCCGAAATGTTGCAGGTGAGATTGAGGGcctgataaaacacaacacatacataGAATTATACattacagtaattacatttacattaaggCATGTAGAGTGagccatgatcctgctcaacacccgctgcttcaattattatgattatcattacaattattatatttagttttattggtGTTATTAATCactctattattataattattagttttattattagtctcattattgttatacatctttatgttgtacctgcactgtgctatgttctctttcctccctcttgccgccccttttctccctctctctctctctctctctctctttctctctcaacccaccTGGTCGAGGCAGACAtctgcccaccatgagccgggttctgttcaaggtttctacctgttaaaagggagtttttccctgccgctgtcgccaagtgctcgctcatgggggaatgttgtttctctgtaaatataactatgaaGAGTACAGtccagacctgctctatatgaaaagtgccctgagataacctctgttatgatttggcgctatataaataaaactgaattgaattgaattgaatagagTGACTTTTTTCAGGACAATTTACAAGATACACATCAGTCTGTTTCCCCATAACTGTTATTGGCTGACTAATGTGCAGGCCCCGTTATTTCAACTGAGACAGTTTACCTTGCCCTCCTGGATGGTGACCACATCAGGCAGGCCTCCTGCTACTCGAGCACGGTCTGAAAGACACAATGTGTACTTTAATAATTACCAtatataaactttatttttatgacactttccaataaaattaaaaaataaggaGCCCAAGtgtaaacatgtcaaaaaaaacaaaaggaaaaaccaaagcAAACGACCATTCTGGACTAAACACAAGTCATCGAAACTGCGAAATCTCTATGTTAAAGCTGAatgtattttcaatgtttttcgTGTTACAAATAAGGGTAAACGGTATTTTAGTCCTGATTGGTGATGGGAAATTCAATTTAATACATGAGATAAAATCTCTAGTACATAGTCTGGTTTATTATTGCTTTAAAAGTAAtcaaaatggatttttaaagcAACTGAAAGCTAAAAGATTGGTTGGAAAAAATAAGAGTTATATGAAATGCGTTCTTAGTTTTAGTTACAATAAAATCATAGCCGTTGAAGCTCATATGAAACATTATATTCTTAAAATTATAATTGACAGGTCTTCATGATGATTCAACAGCTTTATCATCCAGCCTAAAAACAGTAAAACGCAAAGGATTAAAAGTGAAGCCATTGTAAACGTAGTATTACTTACTTCTCTCTGCAATAGCAGCAGCTCTGAGGAGGTAAGAAAAAGTTCAGACTTAATCTGCATGCATAGAGTACTTCTTCATGTATTTCCTCAAATCAGAAATACGTTAGATTGAAATCAGCAAGCAGCGCATCTATTTGTAACAGAACAATACAATGCTAATGGCATGTGGAGCActaaataaagataataatatgATAGTTATCCAGTAGTTAGTAACTTACTTGAGTCTCTGGAATTCTGCAAAAGCATCgtcaaatgctgcaaaacaaaaacaagtggTAAGAATCTTAGTCTTTTTTATTGGCCACGTGAGTTACACAACGATTCAGCTTGGTGGTTTTGTTTGTCTAGGATACTCTAAATGCAAAATACCACAAAACCAGAAAtccaaatgattaaaaaaaacacaagaagtcTAATAAAGGTcattaaatgtctaaaaaactaatttaatcaCTACAACTTTTAAAGAGGTTAGAAATATGCAGACAGTCTCACCTTTACCAGACAACTCAACAGTTCTCTTCAGGCCACCCTTTCCGTCATGGAACTCGATGGCATATTTGCCCATGTCTTTCTCTGTGGGCTCGCTGATCTGCAGCCACAGCTGCTCTCCCACCACACCACTCTTTATACGGTCAGAGAAGGAGATGGCGGAATCCCTGTCAGAGAGACAACACAGTCAACTCCGTGAcatggaaacacagaaacatataCTGAAACGTATACAGAATACAAATGCTGTATACACACACGGCCCGATCCTGCTGCGAAGTGTATTTTTAGTATTAGACTTTAGTACTACATCAATTAAATCTTTCTCTCATAGGGCCTTGAATgagttactgtaaataaatgctTGATCCAACCCACTTAGTACACTCACATCTAAGAATAAAGTGTATTTGGGTAAAGAATATGATTTAAGTTTTCTTATTTGTCAGGTTTAGGTCAAATAACTATGAGAGAGAGCattatattacaaaaaaatcttaattattGTTGTTAGAGTAACGAAACATGGcttatgtataaatgtatttaaagaacTCACTTGTATTGCCATGTCACTTGGAGTAAATCGTTATAGTAGTTGACAAAGGTGTAGAGTCGGATGCCCTCATCTGTGCTTGTGATCTTCAGTGGAGTGGAGGAATTGGCTGCAAGTAAAGAAAACACCAAAAGTtaattcaaatattcatttttggtAACAgaccaaatttaaaatgaatcaacTGTAACATTTGGGGCCAAAATGTTTCTCCTTAccaataaaactgaaaacttcaTTCATCAAGTCCTTGAAACCTTGAAGAGAGCAAGATTTGACCATTTTAAGTGACATATTTACTACATTCAGTCTCTGACTCTGTGAGTGTGTCACTACTGAAGGTTACCTTGATCTGTCAGATTCAACGAGGAAGTGTCCTTCCCTCTGTCATCCTTCAGAACAACCTCATACACACCAGAATCCTTCTTTGAAATCTGACAGAAAAAGCAGTAGACTCAAAGTCAGTCGTAAACAACACTGACCATCACCAAGATTTTGTAAAGGAATATGATATGTATTCATCTGAAAAGGcaagcttttcttttctgctatggttgctgcagaaaacacatatATGACGCAAAGGCAAAAAAGCCAACagacaaatagacaaacaaacatcgatttaaaaaaacattctcagGCAAAACCAGAAGCGGCCGTTGGCCCATGATGACAACAGAAAACTGATCCCAACTTTTAGTCTTCTCCAGATTAGGTCGTCGGCATAGTCTGCTGTTTCTGCAGGGGGGTCACGCTGAAATGGGACACATGTGACATCATGTTTATATGTTACATTGACCTGGAAGTAGGGCATGCCACTGTACGCCACTCGGACAGACGTTTAGAGACAATACAGTGAGATGGGAGTGAGTTATGAGATACAGAATGAAGACAGggtttaaataaaatctgagaGAACAGAGCTGATTAAAACAGAGAAGATGACAGAAGAGTTAGAGAAGGAAAGTGGTAACTACGTCCTAAAATTTAGTGTGAATTAATTTAATGGTATTGTTAGGTCTTATAATTTgatatgttaaatatattttaaaaagggttAATGCTGATGTTCCCAAGGgaaattggttaaaaaaaacaaaaaaaacaaaaaaaacttttaacagctcccttaaaaaatgttttaacttacTTCCTCTTACTCAAAGACCATATCTTGTGGATCAATATTCAGGTGAGTGAAGCCCATAACATGTGAAGGGTCCATATATTTTTGGAGTAAAGACATAAACAGAGCTGTGCAAGGATTCCACCATTTACAGTCATATATGCAAATGAATTCAGTGACAATTATACAGTACAgaaatatacagatatatatatatatatacacacacacacacagacatcaatTCACACTTCACATAGGTGTCTTTTCTCATATTCTTACCTGAGCTATTTCCAGTTTCAGCACTCCCTCGGTGAAGCCCAGATGCTCGTCTGCTTTGATCTCACGTCCGTCTTTGTACCACAGCGCAGAGGTCTCCTTCTTCATGTTGCCTACCTGAAATGCGACACAACAGGAGAATGTGAAAAAGTTTAGACACTCCGAGCGTTTCTTTAAAAGAGTGCGGCAGGGACAATCTTGAAAGTTCTGTCTCACCTTGCATTTCAGCACAACACAGCACTCTGGGGTCACCTCATAACTCAAATACTCAATAAAGTGAGGACCTGGAACAAACATGGCAGttataaaaatggaaatcatAACATACAATGCAAATATTGGTCAACAGTAATTCCTGCAGAGCTGAAACGTTGAAATGGTTTctcaattagtcgatcaacagaaaattaactgtcAAGTATTCTGATACTCGGGTTAATTATTCgagtcattttttaagattaaatggcaaacatttgcttgttccAGCTTTTCCGGTGTGAGaatgttctgcttttctctttatatcattgtaaagtgaatatttttgggttgtGGAccgttggttggacaaaataagacatttaaggatgtcaccttggactctgggatgctttgatggacattttttgctgttttctcacatattacagacagaaaaactaattgtttaatcaagagaataatcagcagattaaatgataatgaaaatgatcattttagttcgttgcagctctaatttcCAGTAACTTAGTGTCCCATACCTTGCTTTCTGAACCATTCCTTCCTCTGGAACTCTGATTCCTTCTGCAGCCCCTTGAACACTGCCAATAAAGAGTTTACAACATTAAGATTTTACGGTTCAAAACGACACTTGATCTATCCTAATCTAACTACAAATTCTAAGCATGTGATACTTGTTTGGTTACTCTTAAATTATACGGTGACATGAAAGTAGTTTGGGTAGTTTTAGTTGTTTTACAATGGGCTTTCTTAGATGTTTTTACTGCCCTCCAGTGTCCAGAGCTGAGAGTTGCTGAGTTGAGCTCTCCATTACTGCCTACTACACATAGTAGGCCCAACAGGTTTTGAAAGGCTGATATAATACTGATATTTATGTGCTGAAGCTGCCAACAACTGATATCTTGCAGCCCTTTtaacaatttcatttttatgccaAAAAGTGAGCAAGGATCCACTGATTTCCCTTAGATTTTGGCCTCTGAAGTAGTATTTTAAGTATTGTAAGGCACTAAATTCTCAGGATATTTTATGTGGCCGAACATACCGTCTCCGATCAGTACCAAGCTGGACTGGTTGGTTGCTTTCCCATCCTGCATCTGGAAGGTGAAGGTGCCCTCATCTGCCGGGGTCAGAGACTCCATGATCATCTCAATTATGCCGGTGTTCTTGTCAAAGTTCATCTTATATTTCTGCAAAACAAGGATGACAACTTCTGAATCTTTTGGTTAACATTTTCAATCTCACCTACCtacataagacaaaaaaaaaaaaacataatgattgTAAATTACTTATGACTCATTTCGTTTGTTTCTTACTGACCTCCCCCTGAGAGAGAACATTATCATTGAACACGTAATCGACTTTGCCATTAGCTGATATCTTCTCTGCCTGCAGCCAAAAACGAACTCTGCCTTTCTCCAGCAACTCCACAGCCAACTCTGACTTCAGGGGTATAACTAGTTTGAAGGGGGGTAACGAAGAAAGAGTGAGTGCCGGGTCAAAGAAAACCAGTCCACTCCGTGACACacttaaaaactgcagtgacagGATTTGAGGCTGATACACTCACTGGGGAATTTGTGGTCGTGACTGATCTCCAGCAGCCTCTTCAACTCTGACAAAGAGCGGAGGAGGAGATTCATAaacagaggattaaaaaaaaaagcaaacactgaaGCCATTTATTACATTAACTTCTGGAAACATGTACCTACCTTCCTCAGAGAGATTGTAGCTGGATGACACACCATCAGTGTGGGTGACAAGACAGGAGTAAATGCCAATGTCCTCCTCCCCAGGAGTGTTAAAAACAGCTTTGGACCTGCAAGAAAACTCAGTATTataatcataaaaatgaatgaatgatggtGAGTCAATCAAAGAAGCTCATCTACTAATTTTGACGTCTCTCACTTGTTTCCCTTGGTCTCCATAGACAAGCGAGAGACATCTGTGATTTCCTCATAATTCTTGGACCACACAAATTTGGAGTCAGGGGTCAGGTCACAGCATTCAAAGTTCAGGGAGATAACACCGTCATCATCAACATCCACAACTATCTCCTTGGTGcctgaaacacagagaaggtAAAGGGAGTCCTTGAGATGAAGTTAGACCGTGGTAATTTGCAAGACGCTCGTCGTTATCACACTCATTTCATCgggctgccttttttttttacctggttTGGTCAGAGCTGGGACTGGCTCTGTCACATCTGAGGTTTTTCCAACACCGGCTTTATTCTGAGCGCGAACACGGAAGACATATACCTCTCCTTCCTTCAGATTCTTAATCTgtaatatgaaagaaaaaaaccctatTACACGCCAGCTGCGGACACATGTGAAAATGAATGCGAAAAGGACTCCAGATGATAGCGACCTTAATGTAAGGCTTCTCCGTAGCCTTGTTGTTGACTCCTCTCCACGCCTCCTCTGGTGCATCCGCTTCCTTGATGTCAACGTAGAACCCGTTGACCGGATCACGGCCCTGGTACACAGGTGGTTTCCACAGCAACGCCAGAGAGTCGCTTCGCACTTCTCTTATCTGCAGGTCATGAGGAGGTCCTGTGGTCCAAAACAGACAGTCAGAAATACATtggaaatacacatttaaaacctGCAGATCAGTACGTTTGATTGTGTTTTACTAATGTTAAAGGGATCCACAAATACCTTATAGGTGCTGGAAAACTTTTTatgtaaacataaaaagttCCCTgttattcttttatttcatgtggACAAGAGTGACATAATGACAGGTAAAGGTGAGGATATTAACACACCTGTCATCTGGACAATTATGGATCGTCACAATATCATTGCCAAATCAGATAATGTGCTGAGTCTTTGGCTCATTAGATCCCCTATACTTATGCAATTGTGAGAGGTGTGGCTTCAAATCCATTGAATCTAAACTCGActaagtaataataaaaaaaaaaagacctgcaAATGGACTTTTACTTTAACACCAGTGACTTGTGACGTCCCCTGGACTTTAGCCTCCTCACTTAGAATGATGTGATACCCTCCCAAGCTCAAAGAAATGCacataaatttttatttaaaatgatgttatattaaaatatgcattcattttaatgaacaGATGGACTTTATACAACACCAGCCAATGATGCTGTGCAAACAGGAGTAAAAGGTTTGTTCAGGACTTGAAACACAAAGTTAAGGACTTGACCTTGACCATGGTCTTCATAGCCAAGACTTGGCACATACCTGtgacttgtaaaaaaaatgactttgtcCCACCTCTGATTGTAGGTAGCAACATTATATTAAAGTACtttgtatgttttctattaaattacttaaatataaaattaatgtaACAGTTACATTTGGATTATGTGATCATCCTTAAAAAGGGCACTCTAGCTATTCATTATTGTACTATTGTACTTCCATAAAGTTCTGGGATTTGAAGTGACACatacaaaaagaataaaaatcaatGCAACAGAGGCTGACATTATGTATAAAATCAGTGGAGGGCCTCTTCCATAGATGGAGACATACCTCAGCTCTGGTAATGTTCTAAAAAAGGGCTTTCTGTCCATGAAAACATTCTCTCAGGAGGTGAAACAGTTGGTCAAACTAACCTGGTACAGCAATGGTCCACTCCTCACACAGGAAGGTTTCACTGGGCAGTGACGGGATGCCAACACCTGCCATGTTGGCTGCTCGCACCTGAAACTGGTACTTCCTGTTCTCCTTCAAGTCAGACACCTGAAGACAAAACCTTTGCTTGAAATGgtcttatttatatttaaaaccCGTATCAACTCTAGTTTTGGGTTGAGTACCATATTTCATATCTACTCACTCTGTAGGCCCTCTCACTGACAGCCTTGATGTTGGCCTCGTGCCACTTCCCCGGCACGCCATCGATGACCTCACGGTAATCCACAAAGTAGCCGGTGATGTCAGCCCCGCCAATGAAGGTTGGCTGTTTC encodes:
- the myom1b gene encoding M-protein, striated muscle isoform X2, with amino-acid sequence MNSKGELSAYASVVVKRFKGEVDEFLPAPRHGPVSEYGITFQTHIVDKFGVSFGREGETMSLGCTVIIYPALHRYQPEIQWYRDDVLLSPSKWHHMHWSGDRATLTLTHLNKEDEGLYTLRVTTKSGYETYSAYVFVRDSDAEVEGAPGAPLDVRCLDANKDYIIVTWKQPSVDGGSSILGYFVDRCEVGTTHWIQCNDTPVKFARFPVTGLVEGRSYIFRVRAVNKSGMSRPSRVSEPVAAMDPADRARMRGTSAPWTGQIIVTEEEPAEGVVPGRPLELEVTEATKNYVVLSWKPPGEKGLEGVMYYVEKCVSGTDSWQRVNTEIPVKSPRFALFDLAEGKSYSFRVRCCNSAGVGEPSDPTEATTVGDKLDIPSAPGKVVPTRNTDTSVVVSWEASRDAKELVGYYIEASVVGSNEWEPCNNKPVKGSRFICHGLVTGEKYVLRVRAVNAAGLSQFSQESEPVEVKAAIGGGIPHASPAPPYGITILECVRDSMVLAWKQPTFIGGADITGYFVDYREVIDGVPGKWHEANIKAVSERAYRVSDLKENRKYQFQVRAANMAGVGIPSLPSETFLCEEWTIAVPGPPHDLQIREVRSDSLALLWKPPVYQGRDPVNGFYVDIKEADAPEEAWRGVNNKATEKPYIKIKNLKEGEVYVFRVRAQNKAGVGKTSDVTEPVPALTKPGTKEIVVDVDDDGVISLNFECCDLTPDSKFVWSKNYEEITDVSRLSMETKGNKSKAVFNTPGEEDIGIYSCLVTHTDGVSSSYNLSEEELKRLLEISHDHKFPIIPLKSELAVELLEKGRVRFWLQAEKISANGKVDYVFNDNVLSQGEKYKMNFDKNTGIIEMIMESLTPADEGTFTFQMQDGKATNQSSLVLIGDVFKGLQKESEFQRKEWFRKQGPHFIEYLSYEVTPECCVVLKCKVGNMKKETSALWYKDGREIKADEHLGFTEGVLKLEIAQISKKDSGVYEVVLKDDRGKDTSSLNLTDQGFKDLMNEVFSFIANSSTPLKITSTDEGIRLYTFVNYYNDLLQVTWQYKDSAISFSDRIKSGVVGEQLWLQISEPTEKDMGKYAIEFHDGKGGLKRTVELSGKAFDDAFAEFQRLKAAAIAERNRARVAGGLPDVVTIQEGKALNLTCNISGDPVPEVTWLKNDREIASDDHCILKFGSGKFASFTITAVTTSDSGKYSILVKNKYGTESGDFTLEITEGTPDLGVTSYWTDAEGNVVFGPNTPKEKMKTTVTGTKMQRRKESGAKTPPVEKEEDNKESKSKETGKQKNEITIDAAAAGPKSSDSEQKEDAKKDLADQSEAHKQPADTVGEPEPEAETSYETQPENTE